Proteins encoded within one genomic window of Drosophila willistoni isolate 14030-0811.24 chromosome XL unlocalized genomic scaffold, UCI_dwil_1.1 Seg141, whole genome shotgun sequence:
- the LOC6649107 gene encoding dynein regulatory complex protein 1 homolog, with product MDENEDEVEVVEKGVDHDLGSEADVDVPAEEQEIETEPVEMDSWESFHERIDALLAKEHCDKTIRKLDNRRLSVLQRVRNKYHDTPKSAVERCQAQRSQIDQQLDLSSTRLDELTRFGNELVTNVRVANERRELNRRLFEASQQQNLQLNLQRESIETMAKFDDIKARWTELEEINEPMMLWDQIEEQKKRIADIMSNKDGMIAACQAEIERMNAKYDFDRERQASDLCCLVERVDHQVETLKEAYKQHLQMLRHTIEDERQLFSITAVEKWRTFFDALNANFEEKAELVRSREKFYAKQTRQINESQEELTKSTRIRLEKECERLELELRRTRDNVLMNSEKLDYNYQVLQKRNEENVIINNQQKRRVARLHETIAKTRRSLKSLRQQGKRTIARLSADIYKLHSNINDMEMKAYHSRLNNREKFNRVWQINYRELQSLIERVYHIDRIIHEQQLAMPWIRPVPPIPNINKSAKKGSKILERFDLRAGKVPKNRQITKAMPKHKPDLKDLPPESLRLMRNLMRKLADRGGFLIEERLLKIIEPHADQEKVLVRIDNIFAALRIRHMRDMQELTKVFLPYTYCPNCQPQGLSPRKCAEVFMKDTKLNRSPDAFDEKVQQRLLQPPDRRNQVNKTILVKGGVEREPCKHHYLVMEPALCLHAMNLYTSKMHKLMYESESSKHANDVNLIQFTDDEIRNFWRQFLNCFPTSKCKLWKTLEHGLNHYVEVLKMRVQYDAEVVFLRRQNEELRHLLQKFKV from the coding sequence ATGGATGAAAACGAAGATGAAGTGGAGGTGGTCGAAAAGGGGGTTGACCATGATCTTGGCAGTGAAGCTGACGTTGATGTTCCGGCCGAGGAGCAGGAGATAGAGACCGAACCCGTGGAGATGGACAGCTGGGAATCGTTTCACGAACGCATCGATGCACTACTAGCCAAGGAGCACTGCGATAAGACTATACGTAAACTGGATAATCGCCGTTTATCTGTTCTGCAGCGAGTACGCAATAAATACCATGATACACCCAAGAGCGCGGTTGAGCGTTGTCAGGCGCAAAGAAGTCAAATTGATCAACAACTCGACTTGTCCAGTACACGCTTGGATGAACTTACTCGCTTTGGCAATGAGCTGGTCACAAATGTACGAGTGGCCAATGAACGAAGGGAATTGAATCGTCGCCTGTTTGAGGCCTCACAGCAACAGAACTTACAATTGAATCTACAACGTGAAAGTATTGAGACAATGGCCAAATTTGATGATATCAAAGCCCGTTGGACCGAACTGGAAGAGATTAACGAACCGATGATGCTGTGGGATCAAATTGAGGAGCAAAAGAAACGCATAGCCGATATTATGTCTAATAAGGATGGTATGATTGCTGCCTGCCAGGCCGAAATCGAACGTATGAATGCCAAATATGATTTCGATCGCGAACGTCAGGCAAGTGATCTATGCTGTCTGGTTGAGCGTGTTGATCATCAGGTGGAAACCCTTAAGGAGGCCTACAAGCAGCACTTGCAAATGCTTCGCCATACCATCGAAGATGAACGTCAATTGTTCTCCATAACAGCTGTGGAGAAATGGCGAACCTTTTTCGATGCTCTCAATGCGAATTTCGAGGAGAAGGCCGAATTGGTCCGGAGTCGAGAGAAATTCTATGCGAAACAAACACGTCAAATCAACGAGAGCCAAGAGGAATTGACCAAATCGACCCGTATACGTCTGGAGAAGGAATGCGAACGCTTGGAATTGGAATTACGACGAACTCGCGATAATGTCTTGATGAATTCCGAAAAATTGGACTATAATTATCAAGTGCTGCAAAAGCGCAACGAAGAGAATGTCATTATAAACAATCAGCAAAAGCGCCGAGTGGCTCGTTTGCATGAAACTATAGCGAAAACACGTCGCTCCTTGAAGAGTCTTCGTCAACAGGGTAAACGGACAATTGCCCGTCTCTcggcggatatatataaactcCATTCCAATATCAATGACATGGAAATGAAGGCCTATCACTCACGTCTAAATAATCGTGAGAAATTCAATCGTGTCTGGCAAATCAATTATCGTGAATTGCAATCTCTGATCGAGCGAGTCTATCACATTGACCGCATCATCCATGAACAACAATTGGCAATGCCCTGGATACGGCCAGTTCCACCAATACCCAATATCAATAAGAGCGCCAAGAAAGGGAGCAAGATTTTGGAGCGTTTCGATTTGCGGGCTGGAAAAGTGCCAAAAAATCGTCAAATAACCAAAGCAATGCCAAAACATAAACCCGATCTGAAGGATTTGCCACCAGAATCATTACGCCTGATGCGTAATCTAATGAGAAAATTAGCCGATCGTGGAGGTTTCCTGATCGAAGAGCGTCTACTCAAAATAATTGAACCCCATGCCGATCAAGAGAAAGTTCTAGTACGGATTGATAATATATTTGCCGCCTTGCGTATACGTCATATGCGTGATATGCAGGAATTGACCAAAGTCTTTCTACCCTATACCTATTGTCCGAATTGTCAGCCCCAGGGTCTGAGTCCACGCAAATGCGCTGAGGTCTTTATGAAGGATACCAAATTGAATCGGTCGCCCGATGCATTCGATGAGAAGGTACAGCAACGTCTCCTGCAGCCACCGGATCGTCGTAACCAGGTGAACAAAACAATTCTCGTCAAGGGTGGAGTCGAACGGGAGCCATGCAAACATCATTATTTGGTTATGGAACCAGCTCTATGTCTTCATGCCATGAACTTGTACACCTCGAAAATGCATAAACTTATGTATGAATCGGAATCGAGCAAACATGCAAATGATGTCAATTTGATACAATTTACCGATGATGAAATTCGTAATTTTTGGCGTCAATTTCTAAACTGTTTCCCCACCTCCAAATGCAAATTGTGGAAAACTCTCGAACATGGCCTTAATCATTATGTGGAAGTACTGAAAATGCGTGTACAATATGATGCCGAAGTGGTTTTCCTGCGACGCCAGAATGAAGAATTAAGGCATCTCTTGCAAAAGTTTAAGGTCTAA